A genomic stretch from Pempheris klunzingeri isolate RE-2024b chromosome 23, fPemKlu1.hap1, whole genome shotgun sequence includes:
- the shroom4 gene encoding protein Shroom4 produces the protein METVEQLVSFHHIQVQLSGGAPWGFTLKGGLEHGEPLIITKIEDGGKAALCKKLKVGDELININGSALYGSRQEALILIKGSYRILKLTVRRRSVPLIRPHSWHLAKLSEPPLPPPPPPPSPPPPPCLPPADSPPLPPPPPLSAMQLHPGSYTLPWHTTDNSDLSLQWSQLSRPYSSTDRSSSLGSMESLDTPTPTTQPYSDSHNSPVDSSLFNNKRDSAYSSFSASSNTSDYAAVPLRPGEACSMDNLLHSLGPACRGYPGGDSSTLGSSSVEAPDEVQLIVHKSRSLTRPRPRPVEVKVRPSSCCYEEERRGGDFEIISNGKRGAERKMNPPQPPTRKDSFRATRSRPNAANKRCASAPIEISSVSFYHEENKPSLNTESGIHNGFPALEEVDKTGNFKEDTLDSHYNQRQTKDIRHIRCDTSANEDYNAETTSNHPTDPVTASQVPITSFHPDSLPGESSMEVQGQSLIRHSQTKHSSTGLHRHSAPEKLLATQLQLLQFDSDSSLLDPNNPSNTVDSNQESSDNHVHAPSNKWGGSRCSTPGSVFLEGDDDDGGSSERLEGVSVNGRSLPPFEHHHPWGRSVSVPGDPSDSSAQGRLSSDQILERDFEPLSAAASMDTLLEEQRAVDRGKSGGKKEENVEDMKKSNSSRNHRRNRRRSERFATNLRNEIQRKKAQLQRSRGPGGLLCSGETVQEEEGPDLNEEGADTDVPAQERSTKFAFPSPVSPQDASTTASVEESNTSNESNHDVLQTQPQSTTYTQNKNLSRSVQILDPGLPSFGVGIRVVEEPAPAGKARRWRWTPEHKLQPEPVPDRKCGALSERVMGVTGSRHGVCAFTSSYSRASSCSRMEESDILPFADRMKFFEETSKGMSASNVSSLSSRRQKKPPHHVELQEGEPGQHPTQRRYSYQGQQESVLLPNTMEARRLSVSSSRERQKEKEREQARERDERAREREREERLRERERQQEKDRQERELEMERARLREIQREREREERVRQWERERERELELEREKEMERAREKERLKKEREKELEREREKEREEDAQRSSQQEFYCSSGIKEKNQDFQHKDNFQHLQPKPQAFLHSQTQNQVPRSAFYPVNTFTQPQENQRPLHQGYTASYTLTETYPARQQEAKLNRKHSLTERDYPSWSRESRPPESNNQYHQHPHQGRWGPRQVDDGNDDRNGYAFPPPPAPLSFRGRAMSENDLRFDSSHRWSPSLSLATSQTLSEVEEGAGGVRGGEAAISARPNRKKTPPPPRPPPPKWEQFHRRRASHHSLFSSSSSTAPHSIPPSFDGEQGQYSTPSSSQIPPLETSRQRSYSLPPERQEVSEGCPRCTCSHTQIQEHTFSHASSNQNQVQFEQQPFTVAPPSPMFSRRSFRPVAPPQTERDLRSTNGGHQERVEVLSSLLPPPPPPDVSEMTVSCSPDQDRVTEKRHKHQSNVRPGAEWERAPSPRVHSGSTLPPVVENGGVGGVLAPESYFTIDYEQQQQLHMDRGFQRVDPQRIPEPGTESETTLSPSPAHSLDADLDVPMETDIDDFQEDEGLPPDDEPITSELPCFALPVTVLETDIDTLPDSEASPSGRTRAESSSLEEELEAGESSRERLSLEELFPHSSEGESGTESWRGAYQTTEHNTDSLDRRSGASSSCSSYYSTSAAKAQLLSQMKDFTDNRERDEDDELTYKKQLMESLRKKLGVLREAQRGLQEDIRANAQLGEEVESMAVAVCKPNEVDKFRMFIGDLDKVVSLLLSLSGRLLRVETALDTLDPETEHHERLPLLEKKRQLMRQLSEAQDLKEHVDRREQAVSRVLARCLSPEQHRDYSHYVKMKAALLVEQRQLEDKIRLGEEQLRGLRESLGLGLGIGMGMSMGYGHY, from the exons GCGCAGCGTTCCTCTCATCAGGCCTCACTCCTGGCACCTGGCAAAGCTATCGGAGccgcccctccctccccctccccctcctccgtctcctcctcctccgccctgCCTCCCCCCTGCCgactcccctcctctccccccacctccacctctgtctgcCATGCAGCTCCACCCCGGCTCCTACACACTACCCTGGCACACAACTGACAACAG TGACTTGTCCTTGCAGTGGAGCCAGCTGTCCAGACCTTATTCCTCAACTGACCGAAGCAGTTCCCTGGGCTCCATGGAGAGCTTGGACACACCGACGCCCACCACACAGCCATACTCCGACTCCCATAATTCACCCGTGGACTCCAGCCTCTTCAACAACAAGAGGGACTCTGCCTACAGCTCATTCTCCGCCAGCTCAAACACGTCCGACTACGCGGCAGTGCCACTAAGACCCGGGGAAGCCTGTTCCATGGATAACCTCCTCCACAGTCTGGGGCCGGCTTGTCGAGGCTACCCTGGTGGCGATTCCTCAACCCTGGGGAGTTCATCTGTCGAGGCCCCGGATGAAGTGCAGCTTATTGTACACAAGTCCAGGTCACTGACCAGGCCAAGACCAAGGCCTGTTGAGGTAAAAGTGAGGCCTTCCTCCTGCTGTTATGAGGAGGAGCGGAGGGGAGGAGACTTTGAGATCATAAGCAATGGTAAAAGAGGAGCTGAGAGAAAGATGAACCCTCCTCAGCCTCCCACCAGGAAGGACAGTTTTAGGGCAACCCGGAGTCGTCCTAATGCTGCCAACAAACGCTGTGCCTCTGCTCCTATTGAAATttccagtgtttctttttaCCATGAGGAAAACAAGCCCTCTTTGAATACTGAATCAGGAATTCATAACGGCTTCCCTGCACTAGAAGAAGTTGACAAAACTGGGAATTTCAAAGAGGATACCTTAGACTCGCACTATAACCAAAGACAGACTAAAGACATTAGACACATCAGATGTGATACTAGTGCTAATGAAGACTACAATGCAGAAACCACCTCAAATCACCCCACTGACCCAGTGACGGCCTCTCAAGTCCCCATCACCTCTTTTCATCCTGATTCCTTACCTGGAGAATCCTCCATGGAAGTTCAAGGACAGTCTCTTATCAGGCACTCCCAGACCAAGCACTCCTCCACAGGGCTGCATCGGCATAGCGCCCCTGAGAAGCTCCTTGCTACACAGCTTCAGTTATTGCAGTTTGACAGTGACAGCTCTTTATTGGACCCAAACAATCCGTCAAACACTGTCGATTCCAACCAAGAATCCTCTGACAACCACGTCCACGCCCCATCAAACAAATGGGGAGGCAGCCGTTGCTCAACCCCAGGATCTGTGTTCTTGGaaggggatgatgatgatggaggttCAAGTGAGAGGCTGGAAGGGGTGAGTGTGAATGGCAGGTCCCTCCCCCCATTTGAGCATCACCACCCTTGGGGCCGCTCTGTGAGCGTACCTGGGGATCCCAGTGATTCATCAGCCCAGGGAAGGTTGAGCTCTGATCAGATACTAGAGAGAGATTTTGAACCTCTTAGTGCTGCTGCCAGTATGGATACTTTGCTtgaggagcagagagcagtgGACAGGGGAAAAAGTGGAggtaaaaaagaggaaaatgtagaAGACATGAAGAAGTCAAACTCGTCCAGGAACCATCGTCGGAACCGTCGTCGTAGTGAGCGATTTGCTACCAATCTCCGCAATGAGATCCAAAGGAAAAAGGCCCAGCTTCAGAGGAGCCGTGGCCCTGGAGGATTGCTCTGTAGTGGGGAAACTGTCCAGGAGGAAGAGGGTCCGGACCTCAATGAGGAGGGGGCAGACACAGATGTACCTGCCCAGGAAAGGAGTACCAAATTTGCATTTCCCTCACCTGTTAGTCCCCAAGATGCCAGCACCACAGCATCCGTCGAGGAATCAAACACATCAAATGAATCAAACCATGATGTCTTGCAGACTCAACCTCAATCAACAACTTACACTCAAAACAAGAACCTATCCAGGTCAGTCCAGATTCTGGACCCAGGGCTTCCCAGTTTTGGTGTTGGCATCCGAGTCGTGGAGGAACCAGCCCCTGCTGGCAAGGCCCGCCGCTGGCGTTGGACCCCAGAGCATAAACTCCAACCAGAACCCGTACCAGACCGAAAATGTGGTGCCTTGAGTGAGAGGGTGATGGGAGTCACAGGGTCACGACATGGGGTTTGCGCCTTCACCTCCTCATACAGTCGTGCCTCTTCCTGTTCTCGGATGGAGGAGTCAGATATCCTTCCATTTGCAGATAGAATGAAGTTTTTCGAAGAGACGAGCAAGGGTATGTCTGCGTCAAATGTCTCAAGTCTGTCCAGTCGCAGGCAGAAGAAACCCCCCCATCATGTGGAGCTCCAGGAAGGGGAGCCTGGTCAGCACCCAACCCAAAGAAGATACTCCTATCAGGGACAGCAGGAAAGTGTCCTGCTTCCAAACACTATGGAAGCCAGGAGGCTGTCTGTGAGTTCCAGCcgggagagacagaaagagaaggagagggaacAAGCGAGAGAAAGGGACGAGCGTGCTAGGGAacgagagagggaagagaggttgagagaaagggagaggcagcaggagaaggacagacaggagagggaaTTGGAAATGGAGAGGGCAAGGCTGAGGGAGATTCAGCGGGAAAGGGAGCGAGAGGAAAGGGTGAGACAgtgggagagggaaagagagagggagcttgagttggagagagaaaaggagatggagagggccagagagaaagaacgtctcaaaaaagaaagagagaaagagcttgagagggaaagagagaaggaaagggaaGAAGATGCTCAGCGCAGCTCACAGCAGGAGTTTTATTGCAGTTCTGGcatcaaagaaaaaaatcaagacTTCCAACACAAAGACAACTTCCAGCACCTCCAGCCTAAGCCTCAGGCGTTCCTCCATAGCCAAACCCAGAATCAAGTCCCGCGATCAGCCTTTTATCCAGTCAACACCTTTACTCAGCCCCAGGAGAACCAGCGACCTCTTCACCAGGGATACACAGCGAGTTACACGCTTACAGAG ACGTATCCTGCCCGGCAACAGGAAGCCAAGCTCAACCGGAAGCACAGCCTGACTGAGAG GGACTACCCAAGCTGGAGCCGGGAGTCCAGACCTCCAGAGAGCAATAATCAGTATCATCAGCACCCCCATCAGGGTCGATGGGGCCCCAGACAGGTTGACGATGGCAACGACGACCGGAACGGATACGCGTTTCCTCCCCCGCCAGCTCCTCTCTCATTCCGAGGACGAGCCATGTCCGAAAACGACCTCCGCTTTGACAGCAGCCACCGCTGGTCGCCGTCCCTTTCTTTGGCGACCAGCCAAACCCTAAGCGAGGTGGAGGAAGGAGCCGGCGGcgtcagaggaggagaggctgccATCAGTGCCCGGCCAAACAGGAAGAAGACACCGCCTCCCCCGAGGCCGCCGCCCCCGAAGTGGGAGCAGTTCCACCGCAGGCGAGCGTCGCACCActccctgttctcctcctcttcttccactgCTCCtcactccatccctccctccttcgaCGGCGAACAGGGACAGTACTCGACTCCCTCCTCTTCACAAATCCCTCCGCTCGAAACGTCCAGACAGAGGTCCTACAGTCTTCCTCCAGAGAGGCAGGAAGTGTCGGAGGGCTGCCCGCGCTGCACCTGCAGCCACACTCAGATCCAGGAACACACATTTTCCCACGCCTCGTCCAATCAGAATCAGGTTCAGTTTGAGCAACAGCCCTTTACCGTCGCTCCGCCCAGTCCCATGTTCTCCAGGAGGAGCTTCAGACCGGTGGCTCCACCCCAGACAGAGAGGGACCTGAGGAGCACGAATGGTGGACATCAGGAGAGGGTGGAGGTTTTATCGTCTCTGCTGCCACCTCCACCGCCACCAGA tgtgtCAGAGATGACCGTGAGCTGCAGCCCCGACCAGGACAGAGTAACAGAGAAACGTCACAAACATCAGTCCAACGTGAGACCAGGAGCCGAGTGGGAGAGAGCCCCGTCTCCCAGAGTTCATAGCGGCTCCACGCTTCCACCTGTCGTAGAAAATGGAGGCGTCGGTGGGGTTTTAGCTCCTGAATCCTACTTTACCATTGActatgagcagcagcagcagctccatatGGACAGAGGCTTTCAGAGAGTCGATCCGCAGAGGATCCCCGAACCGGGAACAGAATCAGAGACGACCCTCAGCCCGAGTCCCGCTCACAGCCTGGACGCGGACCTGGACGTCCCCATGGAGACGGACATCGATGATTTCCAGGAGGATGAGGGGCTTCCACCAGATGACGAGCCGATCACCAGCGAACTGCCGTGCTTCGCTCTGCCGGTCACGGTCCTGGAGACGGACATCGACACCTTACCGGACTCCGAGGCTTCGCCGTCGGGCAGGACGAGAGCGGAGAGCAGctctctggaggaggagctggaggccgGGGAGAGCAGCCGGGAGAGGCTGAGCCTGGAGGAGCTCTTCCCCCACAGCAGCGAGGGAGAGTCGGgcacagagagctggaggggaGCCTACCAAACCACAGAGCACAACACCGACAGCTTGGATAG GCGCTCCGGTGCGAGCTCCAGCTGTTCGTCCTATTACAGCACGTCGGCGGCCAAGGCGCAGCTGCTGTCACAGATGAAGGACTTCACCGATAACAGAGAGCGGGACGAGGACGACGAGCTGACCTACAAG AAACAGCTGATGGAGAGCCTCCGCAAGAAGCTGGGAGTGCTGAGAGAAGCTCAGAGGGGCCTGCAGGAGGACATCAGAGCCAACGCACAGCtgggagaggag GTGGAGAGCATGGCGGTGGCGGTGTGTAAGCCCAACGAGGTGGACAAGTTCCGCATGTTCATCGGCGACCTGGACAAGGTGGTGAGCCTGCTGCTGTCGCTGTCTGGGAGGCTGCTGAGGGTGGAGACCGCGCTGGATACACTGGACCCCGAGACGGAGCACCACgagagg CTCCCCCTGCTGGAGAAGAAGCGTCAGCTCATGCGGCAGCTGTCAGAGGCTCAGGACCTGAAGGAACATGTCGACCGAAGAGAGCAGGCTGTCAGCCGGGTGCTGGCCCGCTGCCTCTCCCCCGAGCAGCACAGAGACTACAG CCACTATGTGAAGATGAAGGCCGCCCTGCTGGTGGAGCAGCGGCAGCTGGAGGACAAGATCCGGCTGGGAGAGGAGCAGCTGCGGGGGCTGAGGGAGAGCCTGGGGCTGGGGCTGGGAATCGGGATGGGAATGTCGATGGGATACGGACattattga